The following proteins are co-located in the Nilaparvata lugens isolate BPH chromosome 14, ASM1435652v1, whole genome shotgun sequence genome:
- the LOC120354249 gene encoding uncharacterized protein LOC120354249, which translates to MDISVTPVQSNERARKPKKSPLQWKKAKLKTERYKPKSMPDKPTCGHSSQSFQCCSLDMCDLKKFHSLFYKKTEKEYQDHFVLKYVEIVNVRRRRPNQRKNQNEVSKYKKQMRSTRYFVLNKKKERVPVCLNAFIGILGISRFRVNNITKTFHEQGFITEKRGGFKRTAEFAPKKINVMKFIEKLQCIESHYCRKESNRKYLSSDLSIKKLFMMYSAENGNVPVKESYFRNIFNTNYNLGFRSPRTDVCSTCLCLQEKIKAESDPGKKSNLLIEKRVHKLRAKAFYNKLQDTDENLLILSFDCQKNLPIPKLPDQSTIIQDKFMYRIFQL; encoded by the exons ATGGATATCTCAGTGACGCCAGTGCAGAGTAATGAGAGAGCTAGAAAACCTAAAAAGTCACCATTGCAGTGGAAGAAAGCTAAATTGAAGACAGAACG GTACAAGCCCAAGAGTATGCCGGACAAACCAACTTGTGGACACAGCAGTCAATCCTTTCAATGTTGTTCGCTTGATATGTGTgatttgaaaaagtttcattctttattctatAAAAAGACAGAAAAAGAATATCAGGATCATTTCGTTTTAAAGTATGTTGAGATTGTGAATGTGAGGAGAAGGCGTCCAAATCAACggaaaaatcaaaatgaagtatCCAAGTACAAGAAACAAATGAGGAGTACACGTTATtttgtattaaataaaaagaaggAGAGGGTGCCTGTTTGTTTGAATGCATTCATTGGTATTCTGGGCATATCCAGATTCAGagtcaataatattacaaaaacattCCATGAACAGGGCTTTATAACTGAGAAAAGGGGAGGTTTTAAGAGGACAGCAGAATTTGCTCCAAAAAAGATTAATGTcatgaagtttattgaaaaattgcagTGCATTGAGAGCCACTATTGTCGAAAAGAGAGTAATAGAAAATATTTGTCCTCTGATTTGAGTATCAAGAAATTGTTCATGATGTATTCAGCTGAAAATGGAAATGTACCTGTCAAGGAATCATACTTCCGTAACATTTTCAATACCAACTATAATTTGGGTTTTCGATCTCCTCGAACTGATGTTTGTTCTACGTGCTTGTGCCTACAAGAAAAAATCAAAGCTGAAAGTGATCCAGGTAAAAAGTCTAACTTGTTGATTGAGAAACGTGTACATAAATTGCGTGCAAAAGcgttctataataaactccagGACACAGACGAAAATCTTCTTATCTTATCCTTCGACTGCCAGAAAAATCTTCCAATCCCCAAATTGCCAGACcaatcaactattattcaagACAAATTTATGTACAGAATTTTTCAGTTGTGA